One genomic segment of Helicobacter pylori NQ4053 includes these proteins:
- a CDS encoding outer membrane protein has product MKRALWLILGLFYALNAESFKDVLTKGDYTFFNKKVVSPIKRYADRSAFYLGLGYQLGSIQHNSSNLNLSQRFNKSQIIFSDSLSPVFKNSYVSNGLGVQVGYKWVGKHEETKWFGFRWGLFYDLSASLYGPKESQSVIISTYGTYMDLLLNAYNGDKFFAGFNLGVAFAGVYDKLSDALLYQTLLQNTFGGKVNSNGFQFLVDLGVRLGNKRNQFGFGIKIPTYYFNHYYSMNNISNNSENVLKVLRFLEYGINSLLYQVDFRRNYSVYFNYTYSF; this is encoded by the coding sequence TTGAAACGAGCGTTATGGTTAATTTTAGGGCTTTTTTATGCGCTTAATGCAGAGAGCTTTAAAGATGTTTTGACTAAAGGGGATTACACTTTTTTTAATAAAAAGGTGGTTTCGCCTATCAAACGCTATGCGGATAGATCGGCGTTTTATCTGGGGCTTGGGTATCAGTTGGGGAGCATTCAGCACAACTCTAGCAACTTGAATTTATCCCAACGATTCAATAAGAGTCAGATTATTTTCAGCGATAGTCTAAGCCCTGTTTTTAAAAATTCGTATGTGTCTAATGGTCTTGGCGTTCAAGTGGGCTATAAGTGGGTGGGTAAGCATGAAGAAACGAAGTGGTTTGGCTTCAGGTGGGGGCTGTTTTATGATTTGAGCGCCTCTCTTTATGGCCCAAAAGAATCGCAGTCTGTTATCATTTCCACTTACGGCACTTATATGGATTTATTGCTTAACGCTTATAATGGGGATAAGTTTTTTGCTGGGTTCAATCTGGGAGTTGCTTTTGCCGGGGTGTATGACAAATTGAGCGATGCGTTATTGTATCAAACGCTTCTTCAAAACACTTTTGGCGGGAAAGTGAATTCAAACGGCTTCCAGTTTTTGGTGGATTTAGGGGTTCGTTTAGGGAATAAGCGCAACCAATTTGGCTTTGGGATTAAAATCCCTACTTATTATTTTAACCACTATTATTCCATGAATAACATTAGCAATAATAGTGAAAATGTCTTAAAAGTTTTACGATTTTTAGAATACGGGATCAACAGCTTGTTGTATCAAGTTGATTTCAGGCGCAATTACTCGGTTTATTTCAACTACACTTATAGTTTTTAA
- a CDS encoding thiamine pyrophosphate-dependent enzyme, with protein sequence MVKEVKTLKGFSQSAEKFQGSHLLCPGCGHGIIVREVLNAVDGPIVLGNSTGCLEVCSAVYPHTSWDVPWIHIGFENGSTAISGVEAMYKALVNKGRYQGQRPKFVAFGGDGASYDIGFQFISGCMERGHDMTYICLDNENYANTGGQRSGSTPLGASTSTTPAGSVSFGKKEKKKDIVNIMASHGVPYVAQLSPNKWKDMNKKIKTALDTEGPCFINALSPCTTEWKFDSNKTIELADMAVDSLMFPLFEVFNGRELKITYRPRNIIPVRDYLGAQKRFKHLFKKENEHIIEELQKDVNERWEYLQRREEAKV encoded by the coding sequence ATGGTAAAAGAAGTCAAAACACTCAAAGGTTTTAGCCAAAGTGCTGAGAAATTTCAAGGCTCGCACTTGCTTTGCCCGGGTTGTGGGCATGGCATCATTGTGCGCGAAGTTTTAAACGCTGTAGATGGGCCTATTGTTTTAGGCAATTCTACCGGTTGTTTAGAAGTATGCTCGGCTGTGTACCCGCACACTTCATGGGATGTGCCTTGGATTCATATCGGTTTTGAAAATGGCTCTACCGCTATTTCGGGGGTTGAGGCGATGTATAAGGCTTTAGTGAATAAGGGTCGCTATCAAGGTCAAAGACCGAAATTCGTGGCGTTTGGAGGCGATGGGGCTAGTTATGATATTGGTTTTCAATTCATCAGCGGTTGCATGGAAAGAGGGCATGACATGACTTACATTTGCTTGGATAATGAAAACTACGCCAATACCGGCGGTCAAAGAAGCGGATCTACGCCATTAGGGGCTAGCACTTCTACCACGCCAGCGGGATCAGTTAGCTTTGGTAAAAAAGAAAAGAAAAAAGACATCGTCAATATCATGGCAAGCCATGGGGTCCCTTATGTAGCGCAACTCTCTCCTAACAAATGGAAAGACATGAATAAAAAGATTAAAACCGCGCTAGACACTGAAGGGCCTTGCTTTATCAACGCTCTTAGCCCATGCACGACTGAATGGAAATTTGATTCCAATAAGACCATTGAATTAGCGGATATGGCTGTGGATAGTTTGATGTTCCCCTTGTTTGAAGTCTTTAATGGCAGGGAATTGAAAATCACTTACCGCCCCAGAAATATCATTCCTGTAAGGGATTATTTAGGGGCTCAAAAGCGCTTCAAACACCTTTTCAAAAAGGAAAACGAACACATCATTGAAGAATTGCAAAAAGATGTGAATGAGCGTTGGGAATACTTGCAACGCAGAGAAGAAGCTAAAGTATAA
- a CDS encoding DUF3519 domain-containing protein, translated as MKLPKALNEATAGAALKYHIKRALERSHSISDFSKNLELSAQNAKFSNNTLKIIEELTNGVKSASEEIKTKAFDFSNQKLTNEQIKELLNNTEIPTSGRDAITFGVNNLNPEIVEFLHKNNKKMIIEKASNKELELLKDANFKHPENIRASLDHDAIAHILKRHGVNSVNVKNGEIPVTNEDIANYRYIINNADAIIRTLDKYDKEAITAFKQVNGYAVVVEQAINKKNELALKTMYKNNGSYKNNEVYKEFSSTSLDADAKVRHRLSSYSGATENNTPKPLTDQEDLLKTSENLNETTQEVKNLSPLEQANAEKLLKEQRATTPLKEFGTNYPEFALKPKEALEKLLQEKNGQVAGTAYRDDLGGIDFVWGKDGEDGYGLAHILEKREKQYTRLGLNAEQIKERTDELLKSIPEVIENGTLFKDDLGRISVELNNIRVGLKNTWDNNNLNNHFVVTSYERDEKVLRELETKPPLSNDYKDNSNYSALNLNENNSTKEGLTSQETPLSILEKSQLEKEKKLESERLAKAEKERAQKIKDKEQAELRDKIRAQKNATLGKSELDREIAKSENIPYKELENAPKTSVSLNDDEIYPLKFVIVNKSDLKPNFKNTGTQTRTAVDSKKVEEIAKRFDPKLIVGRGGFDDLPIILTDGQVIAGNHRIQGMLNFTAESRKKYEQAIKQNFNISLKPNELLVRMPEQELNDKEILKLASKSNENRINSFSDTLLSAMSSYNDKLKHLPHKFESDSVENLANQVARVLERDAKHPSANQVENANLCLLSHYARNTPNNSFLEVFDNAYKNLDREQFKAFKEMFANNSANFHNLNNDTMIKNFTISPYLTDALDTTAKMLKSGNRFDNFSKLAHDIDYLVNSTDENGMNAFIKENKDAYNSLISQLLGSSFARFLRLENPSAQFYNFLVKAKEQMIENASNVFTGTSKPISQINIFDFIKYGIESGRSSKESSELLDLLPELEKKFNAHEKFLQGSKK; from the coding sequence GTGAAGTTACCTAAAGCCCTAAACGAAGCCACCGCAGGAGCGGCCTTAAAGTATCACATTAAAAGAGCGCTTGAGAGAAGCCACTCTATAAGCGATTTTAGTAAAAATTTAGAACTAAGCGCCCAAAACGCTAAATTTAGCAACAACACGCTTAAAATCATTGAAGAGCTTACTAATGGCGTTAAAAGCGCGAGCGAAGAGATCAAAACAAAAGCGTTTGATTTTTCTAATCAAAAACTCACTAACGAGCAGATCAAAGAGTTATTAAATAACACAGAAATCCCTACAAGCGGGAGAGACGCGATCACTTTTGGAGTGAATAACCTAAACCCTGAAATCGTTGAATTTTTACACAAAAACAACAAAAAAATGATTATAGAAAAAGCCTCTAACAAAGAATTAGAGCTTTTAAAAGACGCTAACTTTAAGCACCCTGAAAACATAAGAGCGAGTTTAGATCATGATGCTATCGCTCATATACTTAAAAGGCATGGCGTTAATTCTGTTAATGTTAAAAATGGTGAAATCCCTGTTACGAACGAAGACATAGCGAATTATAGATATATCATTAATAACGCTGATGCAATTATTAGGACTTTAGACAAATACGATAAAGAAGCTATAACGGCGTTTAAACAAGTTAATGGCTATGCGGTAGTGGTAGAACAAGCGATCAATAAGAAAAATGAATTAGCTTTAAAAACAATGTATAAGAACAATGGGAGTTATAAAAATAATGAAGTCTATAAAGAATTTTCAAGCACCTCACTCGACGCTGATGCGAAGGTGCGCCATAGGTTGAGTTCCTATAGTGGTGCTACAGAGAATAATACACCAAAACCGCTAACAGATCAAGAGGATTTATTAAAAACAAGCGAAAATTTAAACGAAACCACACAAGAAGTTAAGAATTTAAGCCCACTAGAGCAAGCCAACGCCGAAAAGCTTCTTAAAGAACAACGCGCTACAACCCCACTCAAAGAGTTTGGCACTAATTACCCCGAGTTTGCTTTAAAGCCAAAAGAAGCGTTAGAGAAACTATTGCAAGAGAAAAACGGACAAGTTGCAGGCACAGCTTACAGGGACGATTTAGGAGGGATTGATTTTGTGTGGGGCAAGGATGGAGAGGATGGCTACGGATTAGCGCACATCTTAGAAAAGAGAGAAAAACAATACACAAGATTAGGATTAAATGCAGAGCAAATTAAAGAAAGAACAGATGAGCTATTAAAATCTATCCCTGAAGTCATTGAGAACGGAACGTTATTTAAAGACGATTTAGGGCGCATTAGCGTGGAATTAAATAACATAAGAGTGGGGCTAAAAAACACATGGGATAATAACAATCTAAATAATCATTTTGTGGTTACTAGCTATGAGAGAGATGAAAAAGTATTAAGGGAGTTAGAAACCAAACCGCCACTTTCTAACGATTACAAAGACAATAGCAACTATAGTGCCTTAAACCTTAATGAAAACAATTCTACTAAAGAAGGCCTAACAAGTCAAGAAACGCCTCTTTCTATATTAGAAAAAAGCCAACTAGAAAAGGAAAAGAAACTAGAAAGCGAAAGATTAGCTAAAGCAGAAAAAGAACGTGCTCAAAAGATTAAAGATAAAGAACAAGCCGAATTGAGAGATAAAATCAGAGCGCAAAAAAACGCCACGCTAGGTAAAAGCGAATTAGACAGAGAAATCGCCAAAAGTGAAAATATACCCTATAAAGAGCTAGAAAATGCCCCTAAAACGAGCGTTAGCTTAAACGATGACGAGATATACCCCTTAAAGTTTGTGATCGTCAATAAGAGCGATTTAAAGCCCAATTTCAAAAACACTGGCACGCAAACACGCACCGCAGTGGATAGCAAGAAAGTAGAAGAGATAGCCAAGCGCTTTGATCCTAAATTGATTGTAGGGCGCGGGGGTTTTGATGATTTGCCCATTATCTTAACAGACGGGCAAGTTATCGCAGGCAACCACAGGATACAAGGCATGCTGAACTTCACCGCAGAGAGCCGAAAAAAATACGAACAAGCGATTAAGCAGAACTTCAACATTAGTTTAAAGCCTAATGAGCTTTTAGTGCGCATGCCAGAGCAGGAATTAAACGACAAGGAGATCCTTAAATTAGCGAGCAAATCTAACGAAAACCGAATAAACAGCTTTAGCGATACGCTTTTGAGTGCGATGAGCAGTTATAACGACAAATTGAAACATTTACCGCATAAATTTGAAAGCGACAGCGTGGAGAATTTAGCCAATCAGGTTGCAAGAGTGTTAGAAAGAGACGCTAAACACCCAAGCGCTAATCAAGTGGAAAACGCTAACCTTTGCCTTTTGAGTCATTACGCCAGAAACACCCCAAATAACAGCTTTTTAGAAGTGTTTGATAACGCTTATAAAAACCTAGACAGAGAACAATTTAAAGCGTTTAAGGAAATGTTTGCCAATAACAGCGCGAATTTTCATAATCTCAATAACGATACCATGATTAAAAATTTCACGATTTCACCTTATCTAACCGATGCACTAGACACTACCGCTAAAATGCTTAAAAGCGGCAACAGATTTGATAATTTTTCTAAGTTAGCGCATGACATTGACTACTTAGTCAATAGCACAGATGAAAACGGCATGAATGCTTTCATTAAAGAAAATAAGGACGCTTACAATAGCCTAATAAGCCAATTATTAGGGAGTTCCTTTGCGCGCTTTTTGCGCCTTGAAAATCCTAGTGCGCAGTTCTATAACTTTTTAGTAAAAGCTAAAGAACAAATGATAGAAAACGCATCCAATGTTTTCACAGGAACGAGTAAGCCTATTAGCCAAATAAATATATTTGATTTCATTAAATACGGCATTGAAAGCGGTAGAAGCAGTAAGGAGAGCAGTGAATTATTAGATCTACTGCCAGAGTTAGAAAAAAAGTTTAACGCCCATGAGAAGTTTTTACAAGGATCTAAAAAATGA
- a CDS encoding 4Fe-4S dicluster-binding protein — MKDWNEFEMGAVLFPFEKNAQSEMEKHNDERHYTEQSYFTTSVAHWRVAKPVHNNTICINCFNCWVYCPDAAILSREGKLKGVDYSHCKGCGVCVDVCPTNPKSLWMFEEQIEPATALTQWPQKQEKKKS, encoded by the coding sequence ATGAAAGATTGGAATGAATTTGAAATGGGAGCGGTGCTCTTCCCTTTTGAAAAGAACGCGCAAAGCGAAATGGAAAAACACAATGATGAGCGCCATTACACTGAGCAAAGTTACTTCACCACTTCAGTGGCTCATTGGCGCGTGGCTAAGCCTGTGCATAACAATACTATTTGTATCAATTGCTTTAATTGTTGGGTTTATTGCCCAGACGCTGCCATTCTTTCAAGAGAGGGCAAATTAAAGGGCGTGGATTATTCTCATTGTAAAGGCTGTGGCGTGTGCGTGGATGTCTGCCCCACTAACCCTAAATCGCTATGGATGTTTGAAGAACAAATTGAGCCTGCCACCGCTCTCACTCAATGGCCGCAAAAACAAGAAAAGAAAAAATCATAA
- a CDS encoding pyruvate flavodoxin oxidoreductase subunit gamma, with protein sequence MFQIRWHARAGQGAITGAKGLADVISKTGKEVQAFASYGSAKRGAAMMAYNRIDDEPILNHERFMQPDYVLVIDPGLVFIENIFANEKEDTTYIITSYLNKEELFEKKPELKTRKVFLVDCLKISMETLKRPIPNTPMLGALMKVSGMLEIEAFKEAFKKVLGKKLTQEVIDANMLAIQRAYEEVQ encoded by the coding sequence GTTTCAAATTAGATGGCATGCGCGAGCTGGTCAAGGCGCTATCACCGGCGCTAAAGGGCTAGCTGATGTGATTTCAAAAACAGGCAAAGAAGTGCAAGCGTTCGCTTCTTATGGTTCAGCTAAAAGGGGGGCTGCTATGATGGCTTATAACCGCATTGATGATGAGCCTATTCTAAACCATGAACGCTTCATGCAACCGGATTATGTGCTAGTGATTGACCCTGGTTTGGTTTTCATTGAGAACATTTTCGCTAACGAAAAAGAAGACACGACCTATATCATCACTAGCTACCTTAACAAAGAAGAATTGTTTGAAAAAAAACCTGAATTAAAAACCCGTAAGGTGTTTTTGGTGGATTGTTTAAAAATCTCTATGGAAACCTTAAAACGCCCTATCCCCAACACGCCCATGCTAGGGGCTTTAATGAAAGTGTCTGGCATGCTTGAAATTGAGGCTTTTAAAGAAGCTTTTAAAAAAGTTTTAGGCAAAAAACTCACGCAAGAAGTCATTGACGCTAACATGCTCGCTATCCAAAGAGCTTATGAAGAAGTTCAATAA
- the uvrB gene encoding excinuclease ABC subunit UvrB: protein MLLFDLKSPYPPAGDQPQAIEALTKSLRNNNHYQTLVGVTGSGKTYTMANIIAQTNKPTLIMSHNKTLCAQLYSEFKAFFPHNRVEYFISHFDYYQPESYIPRRDLFIEKDSSINDDLERLRLSATTSLLGYDDVIVIASVSANYGLGNPEEYLKVMEKIKVGEKRAYKSFLLKLVEMGYSRNEVVFDRGSFRATGECVDIFPAYNDAEFIRIEFFGDEIERIAVFDALERNEIKRLDSVMLYAASQFAVGSERLNSAIKSIEDELALRLKFFKEQDKMLEYNRLKQRTEHDLEMISATGVCKGIENYARHFTGKAPNETPFCLFDYLGIFEREFLVIVDESHVSLPQFGGMYAGDMSRKSVLVEYGFRLPSALDNRPLKFDEFIHKNCQFLFVSATPNKLELELSQKNVAEQIIRPTGLLDPKFEVRDSDKQVQDLFDEIKSVVARGERVLITTLTKKMAEELCKYYAEWGLKVRYMHSEIDAIERNHIIRSLRLKEFDILIGINLLREGLDLPEVSLVAIMDADKEGFLRSETSLIQTMGRAARNANGKVLLYAKKITQSMQKAFEITSYRRTKQEEFNKIHNITPKTVTRALEEELKLRDDEIKIAKALKKDKMPKSEREKIIKELDKKMRECAKNLDFEEAMRLRDEIAQLRTL, encoded by the coding sequence ATGCTTTTATTTGATTTAAAAAGCCCTTATCCACCAGCAGGCGATCAGCCCCAAGCCATAGAAGCTTTAACAAAAAGCTTGAGAAATAACAACCATTATCAAACTCTAGTGGGGGTTACAGGGAGCGGTAAGACTTATACGATGGCCAATATCATCGCTCAAACCAATAAACCCACTTTGATCATGAGCCATAATAAGACCTTATGCGCGCAGCTTTATAGCGAATTTAAGGCGTTTTTCCCTCATAATAGGGTGGAGTATTTTATCTCCCACTTTGATTACTACCAGCCTGAAAGCTATATCCCTAGAAGGGATTTATTCATTGAAAAAGACAGCTCTATTAACGATGACTTGGAGCGTTTGAGATTGAGCGCGACCACTTCGCTTTTAGGTTATGATGATGTGATCGTGATAGCGAGCGTTTCGGCTAATTATGGTTTGGGTAACCCTGAAGAATATTTGAAAGTCATGGAAAAAATCAAAGTGGGCGAGAAGCGCGCTTACAAGAGCTTTTTATTAAAGCTAGTGGAAATGGGTTATAGCCGTAATGAAGTGGTGTTTGATAGGGGGAGCTTTAGAGCGACGGGGGAATGCGTGGATATTTTCCCCGCTTATAATGACGCTGAATTTATCAGGATTGAATTTTTTGGCGATGAGATAGAAAGGATTGCTGTCTTTGACGCTTTAGAAAGAAATGAAATCAAGCGCTTGGATTCTGTCATGCTTTATGCGGCCAGTCAGTTTGCCGTAGGGAGTGAGAGGTTGAATTCAGCCATTAAAAGCATTGAAGATGAACTCGCTTTAAGATTGAAATTTTTTAAAGAGCAGGATAAAATGCTTGAATACAACCGCCTCAAACAACGCACCGAGCATGATTTAGAAATGATTAGCGCGACCGGTGTGTGTAAGGGCATTGAGAATTACGCGCGCCATTTTACGGGTAAAGCCCCTAACGAAACGCCTTTTTGCTTGTTTGATTATTTAGGGATATTTGAGCGGGAGTTTTTAGTCATTGTGGATGAAAGCCATGTGAGTTTGCCGCAATTTGGAGGGATGTATGCAGGGGATATGAGCAGGAAAAGCGTTTTAGTGGAATATGGTTTTAGATTGCCTAGCGCTTTAGACAACCGCCCTTTAAAGTTTGATGAATTTATCCATAAAAATTGCCAGTTCCTTTTTGTGTCCGCTACGCCCAATAAGCTCGAATTAGAGCTTTCTCAAAAGAATGTCGCTGAGCAAATCATTCGCCCTACAGGGCTTTTAGACCCCAAATTTGAAGTGCGAGACAGCGATAAGCAAGTCCAGGATTTATTTGATGAAATCAAGTCAGTGGTGGCCAGAGGTGAAAGGGTGCTAATCACCACGCTCACTAAGAAAATGGCAGAAGAATTGTGTAAATATTATGCTGAATGGGGCTTGAAGGTGCGTTACATGCATAGTGAAATTGATGCGATTGAAAGAAATCACATTATCCGCTCTTTAAGGCTTAAAGAATTTGACATTTTAATAGGGATCAATCTTTTAAGAGAGGGGTTGGATTTGCCTGAAGTCTCTTTAGTAGCGATCATGGATGCGGATAAAGAGGGGTTTTTAAGGAGCGAAACAAGCCTCATTCAAACCATGGGGCGAGCCGCTAGAAACGCTAATGGCAAGGTTTTATTATACGCTAAAAAGATCACTCAAAGCATGCAAAAAGCCTTTGAGATCACGAGTTACAGGCGCACTAAGCAAGAAGAGTTCAATAAAATCCATAACATCACCCCTAAAACCGTTACGCGCGCTTTAGAAGAGGAGTTGAAATTAAGAGACGATGAAATCAAAATCGCTAAAGCTTTAAAAAAGGACAAAATGCCTAAAAGCGAAAGGGAAAAAATCATTAAAGAATTGGATAAAAAAATGCGAGAATGCGCGAAAAATTTGGATTTTGAAGAAGCGATGCGTTTGAGAGACGAAATCGCTCAATTAAGAACGCTTTAA
- the purB gene encoding adenylosuccinate lyase, giving the protein MLERYANEEMKALWNEQTKFETYLEVEKAVVRAWNKLGQIQDSDCEKICSKAAFNLERIKEIEKTTKHDLIAFTTCVAESLGEESRFFHYGITSSDCIDTAMALLMTKSLKLIQKGVKNLYETLKNRALEHKDTLMVGRSHGVFGEPITFGLVLALFADEIKRHLKALDLTMEFISVGAISGAMGNFAHAPLELEELACEFLGLKTANISNQVIQRDRYARLACDLALLASSCEKIAVNIRHLQRSEVYEVEEAFSTGQKGSSAMPHKRNPILSENITGLCRVIRSFTTPMLENVALWHERDMSHSSVERFALPDLFITSDFMLSRLNGVIENLVVYPKNMLKNLALSGGLVFSQRVLLELPKKGLSREESYSIVQENAMKIWEVLQQGAFKNADENLFLNALLNDERLKKYLSEDEIKACFDYSYYTKNVGAIFKRVFE; this is encoded by the coding sequence GTGTTAGAACGCTATGCGAATGAAGAAATGAAAGCCCTATGGAATGAGCAAACCAAGTTTGAAACCTATTTAGAAGTGGAAAAAGCTGTCGTTAGGGCGTGGAACAAGCTTGGGCAAATCCAAGATAGCGATTGTGAAAAAATCTGCTCAAAAGCGGCATTCAATCTTGAGCGCATCAAAGAAATTGAAAAAACCACTAAGCATGATTTAATCGCTTTCACCACTTGCGTGGCTGAAAGCTTGGGCGAAGAATCCCGCTTCTTTCATTATGGGATCACTTCTAGCGATTGCATTGATACGGCTATGGCGTTATTGATGACCAAAAGCTTAAAACTCATTCAAAAAGGCGTTAAAAACCTCTATGAAACCCTTAAAAATAGGGCTTTAGAGCATAAAGACACGCTAATGGTAGGCAGAAGCCATGGGGTGTTTGGCGAGCCCATTACTTTTGGCTTAGTGTTAGCCCTTTTTGCTGATGAAATCAAACGGCATTTAAAAGCCTTGGATTTAACGATGGAATTTATCAGCGTGGGAGCGATCAGTGGGGCTATGGGGAATTTCGCGCACGCCCCCTTAGAATTAGAAGAATTAGCGTGCGAATTTTTAGGCTTAAAAACCGCCAATATCAGCAATCAAGTCATTCAAAGAGACCGCTACGCTAGGCTTGCATGCGATCTGGCTCTTTTGGCGAGTAGTTGTGAAAAAATCGCTGTCAATATCCGCCATTTGCAACGCAGTGAAGTCTATGAAGTGGAAGAAGCTTTTTCAACAGGGCAAAAAGGGAGCTCTGCAATGCCCCATAAAAGAAACCCCATATTGAGCGAGAATATCACCGGGCTTTGTAGGGTGATTCGCTCTTTTACTACCCCTATGTTAGAAAATGTCGCCTTATGGCATGAAAGGGACATGAGCCATAGCTCTGTGGAGCGTTTTGCGCTGCCCGATCTGTTTATCACTAGCGATTTTATGCTCAGCCGCTTGAATGGCGTGATTGAAAATCTGGTGGTTTATCCTAAAAACATGCTTAAAAATTTAGCTTTGAGTGGGGGGTTAGTTTTTTCGCAACGGGTGTTATTGGAATTGCCCAAAAAAGGTTTGAGCCGAGAAGAAAGCTATTCTATCGTGCAAGAAAATGCGATGAAAATATGGGAGGTTTTGCAACAAGGCGCTTTTAAAAACGCTGATGAAAATTTGTTTTTAAACGCCCTACTCAATGATGAACGCTTGAAAAAATATTTGAGCGAGGACGAAATCAAAGCATGTTTTGATTACAGCTATTACACTAAAAATGTGGGAGCGATTTTTAAAAGGGTGTTTGAATAA
- a CDS encoding 2-oxoacid:ferredoxin oxidoreductase subunit alpha codes for MAKSIELQEIEVWDGNTASSNALRQAQIDVIAAYPITPSTPIVQNYGSFKDNGYVDGEFVLVESEHAAMSACVGAAAAGGRVSTATSSQGLALMVEVLYQASGMRLPIVLNLVNRALAAPLNIHGDHSDMYLSRDSGWISLCTCNPQEAYDFTLMAFKIAEHQKVRVPTIVNQDGFLCSHTVQNVRPLSDAVAYQFVGEYQTKHSLLDFNKPVSYGAQAEEEWHYEHKAQLHHAIMSASSVIEEVFNDFAKLTGRQYHLTKTFQLEDAEIAIFALGTTYESAIVAAKEMRKKGIKAGVATIHSLRPFPYERLGQDLKNLKALAILDKSSPAGAMGAMFNEVTSAVYQTQGTKHPVVSNYIYGLGERDMTIAHLCEIFEEINEDALKGTLTHPTQQFVGLRGPKMSFF; via the coding sequence ATGGCAAAAAGTATCGAATTGCAAGAGATAGAAGTGTGGGATGGCAATACCGCTAGCTCTAACGCCCTGAGACAGGCTCAAATTGATGTCATCGCAGCCTATCCTATCACCCCTTCAACGCCCATTGTGCAAAATTATGGCTCGTTTAAGGATAACGGCTATGTTGATGGCGAGTTTGTTTTAGTGGAATCTGAGCATGCCGCCATGAGCGCATGCGTGGGAGCTGCGGCTGCCGGTGGGAGAGTTAGCACTGCGACTAGCTCTCAAGGCTTAGCGTTAATGGTAGAGGTTTTATACCAGGCTTCTGGCATGCGTTTGCCTATCGTTTTGAATTTAGTCAATCGCGCTTTAGCGGCCCCTTTAAACATCCATGGCGATCATTCTGATATGTATTTAAGCAGGGATTCTGGCTGGATCAGTTTATGCACATGCAACCCCCAAGAAGCTTACGATTTCACTTTAATGGCGTTTAAAATCGCAGAACACCAAAAGGTGCGCGTGCCTACTATCGTCAATCAAGATGGCTTTTTATGCTCGCACACCGTGCAAAATGTCCGCCCTTTGAGCGATGCAGTGGCCTATCAATTCGTAGGCGAATACCAAACCAAACATTCCCTTTTAGATTTTAATAAACCGGTAAGCTATGGCGCGCAAGCTGAAGAAGAATGGCATTATGAGCATAAAGCCCAACTCCACCATGCCATCATGAGCGCGTCTTCTGTGATTGAAGAAGTGTTTAATGATTTCGCTAAACTCACAGGCAGACAATACCATTTGACTAAAACTTTCCAGCTAGAAGACGCTGAAATCGCTATCTTTGCGTTAGGCACTACTTATGAATCCGCTATCGTAGCGGCTAAAGAAATGCGTAAAAAAGGCATTAAGGCTGGCGTGGCCACTATCCATTCCTTACGCCCTTTCCCCTATGAAAGATTGGGGCAGGATTTGAAAAATCTTAAGGCTCTAGCGATTTTAGACAAGAGCTCTCCAGCGGGCGCTATGGGGGCGATGTTTAATGAAGTAACGAGCGCGGTGTATCAAACGCAAGGGACTAAACACCCCGTGGTGTCTAACTACATTTATGGTTTAGGCGAAAGGGACATGACGATCGCGCATTTATGCGAGATTTTTGAAGAAATCAATGAAGACGCTCTTAAAGGCACGCTCACGCACCCTACCCAACAATTCGTAGGCTTGCGTGGCCCTAAAATGAGCTTTTTTTAA